The nucleotide window CCATATTAcattaataaacataaataaataaagcataagttttttataaatagctaaaaattgtaaataatattttcggattcgagttcttttccttttttttgcattttcagtatatttttcaCTCCCATCAGAGAGTAGAAAATTCAAGTAACAAAGAGCTCACCGAATAtcatcaaaaatcaatattttgacgTTAGAATTTTCGACTGAAAATTAGGGTGCTAGTCGATATAagattcaataataaatattttaaatcaaatcgaaaaaattacagTGTATGTGGAGGATGGAAAGGTAAATTTccatcttaaaaaaatatcaatccaAAAACCGGGTTCTTTGTATTTTCCGCATAATCTTTGAGGTCTacaaaatttgtagaatttCTTATTATCTGCAACTTTCCCATTAAACTTCTTTTCATAGGCCTTTCAGTTTCACCACAAATAGagataaatcgttttttttttaaactaaaaaactCTACCCCTTCTACTTTCCAACCTTAGatcgaataaaattatttttccttccatttttGTTCTATTCTCTTCCTTTCCCAATTAGTTTCAACCTacaagtttttttgttatttccggCATACTGCTATAATTACTTAGAATAATAATATTAGTAACAATTGACTTTGATATCTGGTTCCAAATTAGTTTTGATACATATTTCAAAACGAATGTATTAGGAACATCTTTTCATGAACAACATGGAAATTTACACCGACCGATTAGATAGTGAATAACATTGATTGATTAGAtacattttttacttattcgtagaaaaaaacaatcgaaaaaagtaattttattttaagtttaaacTAGTTTTAAACAAGCAAAACCTCAAACTTTCTGAAAATCAATTCGtttgtcaaaaattctatttgtgtatTATCTTATCCTTTTCATTTACAGGTAGCgaaaaaacaatgaaactaaCATGAAAATGGCAGCTGGTCGTGATGTAGAAGCAGCAGAACCTCAAGACCCTCTTCTTGAATATTCAGTATCTTCGAGTCACGACgaaaatttcaaatggaaaatCTTGAAATACGTAGATATCTTTTTATCGAGTACTGTATTATGTTTTTTCATCGTCGCTTGTTGGACGGGCACGTGGACTCTTCTGGATATATACGGCGAATATTTTCCCATGTACGAAAGTTTCGCTTTATCGATATTTATACATTTCGTTTTCGCGATGAGTCAGAAGTTTTTCCACAATTTACTAGTTGAGAGACCATCGAAAAGTATTGCTACCAAGTGCGTTAATTGGTTgcttcataaaatatattttttgattttttacgtCGCCGGAATTATGAATTGGAGATCTGGATCTTTCATATTCGAACAAGCATTCGGAATCACGCCAGAAAGTACGATGTACGACTTTGGAGTTATGCTCTCTTTAATCGCTACTTTATTTTGTTGTACCATTTTAATGTGGCTCGGTGGAATGTGCAACGTTACATCAGCGCCGATGCAAGTTACCGTCGACTGTAAATCCGAGACgtttcttttcaattataaattcttCAGGGTAAGTACATCATACTGTTTCTGAttctatcaattaaaattttgttgttgtttgttcttaattttaattttgaagtaCTCATAAATCTCAAATCCTTTTCATACTTTAAACATATACTTAAAATGAGTTAATTTTTGGtttctgatattttattttgcgGTGTATTTTTACATTTGATAATTCAATGTGTATCATAACACATCAATCAATAAGTCGTGTGgctaactaagaaaaataaatttttttgacaaaaaaaaagaaagcaaTATAATCTTTCCAAcatctcgatgccgtgcttgtaggaTTTGTTTTTTGCCTCATAATAAGcatcagtttcagcaattgcttcatCATtagagctgaatttcttaccagcGACCATTTTTTGAAATCAGGGAATAGCCAGTAATGcaattctttcaatttaaccatcgttgccatcgacttctGAATCATTTTATTGTCTTTGTGTAACGGtggtttttcttcgacatatgaggccgttttccCTTGATTTtcgcattcaaacgatccaacaaatagtattcgctattgattttCTCTCCTTTTTGGAGAGTCGatctcaaaatactgaagccacgTGTGAACATAGCCAAACACTACTacgaatcatcaacacgttgttgtttttaaaaGACTGTAAGTAAACGCAGCATCCACTTTAAAAAAAGCTCTCTCGTAGTCAAAGGTCAAATACACTACCCTCTGATACCTATACGACCTCAGCTATCTaaccaatttcaatttacgattagatataatcagttgtggacttttttgatgttttatgaAGTCACAACCTccattggacgaccagaacgttcaccatcatcgatgtctctacgaccacgtttaaattcagcaaaccaataacaaacgCCTCTTGTCGATGGACCAGAGTCCGAAAGTTTTAAGCAAATGCTAAACTTGTaccgtattttttatttcatcaaaaaacagTAATACATAAGAaatggttttaaaaataacaacttCACCTAAATGACTGTCACTTTCTTCtgacatgaaatttttgttttgaaagttggtacttcataaacgtcatatggatttgacaatagcagcgccatctatgtgtcagtcacacgacttattgagtgatgttatatgtTTGGGATTCATTTTGTTCAGATACCTCTGTTTTCGATGAAATCTATTTAGTTTTGACTGCGATAGCATATAATGAAGTTTTTCCATGTTTTACTGTTAAAAAAGTCCTTGTTTCGGTTAATTCCAATATTTTCGGCTCAGTTTCTAGTAaactacaatgaaaaaattccTGACCAACATAATTTGATCGAGTAGAGGTAAATATTAGTATAGattagtgaaaattattttatatttgtgcAATTCTAATAATACAGAATCAAAAATAAGTTTGTTAATTCATTGTTTACAGCTGTATTGAGACTTGTTACTAATTGTAGGTTTATAATTATGACATTCACAACGTTTTGTTCCTCAAAAAACGGCCTGaagttgaattaatttatttcaaacttaatagtatttttttagcTTTATAGTGGAAAATGATCCCATTATTTCGTATTAAAATAACTGCATCCTGAATTTAATATCATGTCTCGTGATCCAAAGTCAaccattatttcattttatatgaaaatcaaGCGGATTCAATTCGAGACTACGTGGTAGTCATGGTACAGTGATATTCGCTATAACAGAATGTTTAAATCAGATAATAACTCATAGGAAGTAAAAAAtcctttttgtataattttagcTTTAATTGTAGATGTTTATACCTAATTCCatgtaattattttcttatcgTGTAGCTACAATTTACTTATTATTAACCCTGTATAAATCTAAATAGAATGTAGAAAGAGATAATAGTTTGTTTTCACAACTCGTCATCAAATCGAAACTATGTTATGAGAAaccatattttcaaatcaactttCATAATATTCCCATAGttgtttgttacaaattttCAGCGTTATAGATAAAAAGTTCTTTGTCGCAGTCTCATCCGTTACAGATTAATCAAAGGCACTGTTTATATCGATAAATACGtcattattaaagaatattatgaatttatcataaaaataaatattaataacaaaataaaaatattttataattaacttGGAATGATGAAGTGTCTTGTGTTTGATATCAATACTGTCAGagaaatagtaataaataaaaagaactgAATAATATTGGACGTTTGCAGATATATTTCGTATagtatacaggatgtttcaaaaaaagatcACATAAGAAACAGAAAAACAACAAGAGTATTCAagttaaacaaaatttatacgaatatattttggaaactgATGCATCCCATGAATTTGTTTCTATATCTGACTCTCATACGTTACTTAAAcaagaaaaatctagaataaaatttgattagaattaGAATTGTGTATAATTTTCTctcgattttattttgaatacagaTGGCGTTACGAAGATTTCTACTCAGCAAATCCCAATTATGTTACAGTTTTTCAACCTCTCCTAGAGACGGATTCACTTTCCTTGGAAGACTCTCTATACTATTATTGCACAGCCCTTTAATTTCGTAAATACTTACTAAAAATACGaatgtttcatacaaaaatttgaaaaaatcaaactttttttgataacaGAAAATAGACAGAGAAAACAGATTATTAAATTTGATGCTTTCGAAATTTATTAACataactattaaaaaaagtaacatTTGCATTATAACTGCATACAAAAAATATAGGACACTGCATCCAAATCGTTCGTTTCTATACAGAAATACACTTTATCGACGATTATTTAGGCATTGTACACACGGTCCGTTTTTTTGTTCGGATGCAGgagaaattttttgaagaattcaCAATTAACAAAATGTCGTGTTCAAACACGAATAAAAGTTTTAAGTATTAAATAGTAGACTAACGTTTGAGGAACTGGAACAAAATTATTCAACCCATTGAACATCCCCGTCATTGCCGCTGCTTCAAATTTAAGGCCTACAAACATGAACTCCGTACGCCTTGCGTCCATAGGCCCGGGCCTATTGGGAAATCCGACTCTGACGTTGCGTtggttgaaaaaattgttgaagaGTTTTTGGGAAATGAAGCAAAGTAAAAATTATGTAAAGTAAGAGTGATGAATAGGAAGGAAAgcgtttttattgaaatttgaagttttaaGGAACATTTGGGGATAGAATAAGGATAATACTAAAAACCGGGGTATCAAAACCGTGTAAACTAGTGAgattaatcatattatttttatcatattctaaTACGACGTTATAAAacttatttacatttttttctagaggatattttaaatgtattttacgAGAATTAAggtttatttctgtttttatgaaagcgtaaaaaatgaaaacacacGACATCATTTAAAACATCTCCGacaattatcaattattaataataccaCCGTACCATTTTACggtacaaaaattttcaagaacAGAAGCGCATTTTCACTTGCTATAATGTTTGTGACAAAAGTCcacattaaaatataataataacaacaatgAGACGTAATCAAAGATCATCTGATTTTGGATTGTACAAAGACATAACAGTCAACCAGAAGAAGTGCCTTTTGATCGTTTGTGCTTGTGTTATTGTTGGATCTGCTCTAATTTTAACGGTATGTATTTGTCtcacaatatttgatattcgatcatttttttctcttatctTACATTAGCCTTAATAGAAAACGGCCTTAATTTCAAGCTAGTATGAGACTATGTATACTTTCTAAGCATACTGGGTACCCAGAGACGAGAGTGATAAGCTCAAAACAATAATTGCGACATCTGAAAAATGAGTAAAGTATTAATCTAGGTTATGGTTACTATCGAATCAATTCATATCAGAACAATCGCCAAAATTGAAGGCAGTACTAGTAAACTTGTATCAGAAGCAGATCGAAACTTATTTTGACCTGAAAAACAAGGAATTATGAGCTAAATAGACGTCTCAAATAGATACCTTCGACAGAAGGAGTCCATGTGCCGATTCTGCATAACACATACAACGTTATTTTCATACTTTAACAAGCTTGCAGTTTACGGTACTATATTTAGGAAAGTTAATGTCTTCTAAAGGAGATAAATCTGGAAAGGACCTTTCTAAAATTCTACCTTATAACTGGtcacatttataatatgaataaacTTAGTAAGCTGTATATTAAGCTGTATATTAATGAGTGACTACTACAGCTAGATCATACCCAAATTTTTCTTTCGGTGGCTTATACTTCTTTACATCCTTTCAATGTTTCGTGAAAAAATCTGCTCGAATATCAAAGATAAAAGCAAATTCACCAATTTCTGGATAACTATTTTCCTATATTGTAGGTTGCatatatactattatttttgagTGAATCATTCGATGTTTCAACAACAGATGCACAAACTGTTATCGTAGAATCGATAAAAGAACCTGGAAGACCGTTTGAAGTGAACGTAGTAGGAGCACCACCTCAAGAGTTCACCACGGTTACACCAACTTCCCCTTCTACCACGAAGAAAAGTAGACAAATATCCCCccgaataaattattataaacagcatcaatatccaagaaatatcaaagaaataatatcTTACTTACCGAACAAACGTGCGAAACCCGAGAATGGAAACAGCTATTTAATTGGTGAAGAAGAACCGAAGTCTGCCAGTACAAATTTCGTTTCCTATGCTTCACCTGATCAACTTTATTCTTTCAAACCACGTGATATCAGCGAAGTTAATCTGTTAGCTAATGACCATGTTAGATTTTCACCACCTGCTTGGAAggactttcaaaaatttaacaaacttCCCATACCGATACAtcaatattacataaataattcTGATAGGGAAACAGTTACGAGAGTACCTAAGCTGATGAAAAATGGCTATCAATCACAGTTCATCAACTATCCTAATTTAAATGCTGCATTTGATCGGTATGTTCCAAATGTTGACAATCAAGCAAAACCAGAATCTGGAGATATTGTGGCTACAGTGCGGAAACCTTTATTGGTCAACATAAACATTGCTCCAATGACAGATAATGATAGGTATTCAAAGAATCCATATGAGCCTTATACAGACGAATCCATGAATTTACAATTAAAAGTTTACCCAGATATGGCTTTATTCCCAGAATACCGCAAAGGGAATCGCCAAAAGCAGAATTTTGTCCCTtacaaataattgttgaataaagtatttaaataatcaTTAGTTTTAATTTATCTGCTTCCTTAGGTGAAATGCTATTCTCAACTTGAAGATGTTAGAGCtaacaaattttcttattatgttGATTTCTGGAAGAAATACGCGTTCCAACAAACTGGTACCGATTTATTGAACCAGTTCCCCAACATGGACCATTTGAGAATCGATTCCTGATCATTCCGATATTTGAACATGTACTGTTTGGTTTGACTTGCGCATTAGATAGTTCGTTAACTCTCCTCCGAATTTTAGCTCATTTCTCGTCTTGTACGCGGAGATTTATTACGTCGCCAACTTCGTTTAACATTTACAATACCAGTAGGACTAATATAAATAgcaaaaaaacaaagtaaaaccGATATAAAAAGTGCCATCTATGTAGAAAGAATAGATTGAGTCGAGCAAGTTTGTACAAAGTACAAAAGGAGTTACTGAAAATGACATCGAAAGAAGAATATGGTCTTCAAGAACAACAAAACTAAGACTGTTTCAGTTCAATATATAATCAGTTTTGTTATTTGGACCAAACCTTGGATATATAATAATTTCGGAGAATTCAATAGTTCATTAACTAATGCCCACTagttaaatacaaaattttttagcCGAACAGGATAAGTAATAAAcgtatttggataaaaattgaaggagagAAAATAGACGTAACGATTATGAAGTGAAAATGTAAAGGGATAGGTCATACACTACGGAGAGTTGCGAAAAACATAACCAggcaaacattaaattataataaaataggcAAAAGGAAAAGGGACAGACCTTACGGTCATATAGAAGAACTTAACATGGAAAGGGGCTCCGGATATAGAGAATAACAGATGAAGATGGAGGAACCTCGTCAACAAAATTAGACTTTCCCACAAAATGATAATATCAACCTCAACTGCTGAAATACCTATAGTCGAATAGTcggtttttttgttttacaattcGGAAAGCACGGAGGTCCCATGttcataaaaatgatattaattacTATGAGATTCAGATATTTGCATTTTGAAAACTTACCAACGATCACGTTGTGCTGATCCGTGTCCATGTATGAGGATTAGGAATCCCACAGGTTTGAAATTCCTCCAACCTTTGTACGATAACAAAACCATGTAATTAAAGCCTGAGCAAACAAGCTATCTAAACACTTTCGTGACGATTCAGGAGTATGAATAGTAAATATAACATTAGTTTATAACATTTCACTTTTcgtcaacattttttaaacagcTCGAGTTACTTTGTTTTCAAAGCACAAAAAGATCCAGCAAATAATATgaacgaggatatattgaaaaattcttagcctactatagaaccaaacaaaatttcaatgtcaaaatattttattactcaatatattctccttttaattgaatatatttattacaacgAACTTgtaacgtctctagacctttaaaaaaaacgtttcttcttgcgctgcaaaccagacctccacagcttttattacctcctcgttgggagaaaatttacaaccttatcgactttttttcagttgaggagagagatgatagtcggacggggccaaatctggtgaataaggggggtgttctagtaatt belongs to Diorhabda carinulata isolate Delta chromosome X, icDioCari1.1, whole genome shotgun sequence and includes:
- the LOC130902500 gene encoding uncharacterized protein LOC130902500 is translated as MRRNQRSSDFGLYKDITVNQKKCLLIVCACVIVGSALILTVAYILLFLSESFDVSTTDAQTVIVESIKEPGRPFEVNVVGAPPQEFTTVTPTSPSTTKKSRQISPRINYYKQHQYPRNIKEIISYLPNKRAKPENGNSYLIGEEEPKSASTNFVSYASPDQLYSFKPRDISEVNLLANDHVRFSPPAWKDFQKFNKLPIPIHQYYINNSDRETVTRVPKLMKNGYQSQFINYPNLNAAFDRYVPNVDNQAKPESGDIVATVRKPLLVNINIAPMTDNDRYSKNPYEPYTDESMNLQLKVYPDMALFPEYRKGNRQKQNFVPYK